Part of the Vigna angularis cultivar LongXiaoDou No.4 chromosome 1, ASM1680809v1, whole genome shotgun sequence genome, TATTGATATCAACCATAATTATACAATTTCATAGAAACGGGGATTTTTGGATTAAATAGgttttgttattaatattatattattgaattgtTTCGTAGTTTATGAATAAGTTTTGGATACTATAGGGTATATAAGGGGTTTTTGAGTGAAACTATAAAATCCTTCTCCGTTCACTGCTCCAAACGTTGTTGCGCCTCCCACCGTTTTAAAACATCACTTTAtcgataattgattatcttttcacataattaattatgtgttgatggttatttttatccaataatttctttcgttattataaataattaattaggactttaattttttaaaattgactcTTATATGACTTGCATTAATGAAGtatcatttataataattaattattcttctCAAACGTTTAAACACTCATTGtgcaaataataaaattaagtgaatattatattgtatttaaaaaaattaaagcaatcAATTATTACTTAGTATAATTAATTGAGTCATATCTAATATGCTTTTGTAAAAGGTTTAGTGGGTTTCTCTTAAAATACATGAATTACTTTCAAAAATTATCACTTACAATCATTCAAAAATAACTTCCAAGGAATTTTTAAACTTTGTGAAATGATACTCTATAGGATCAATTTCAAGTTGTTTGTTGATCTTCTTACTTGCTTACtcattaatttacatttttatgagCTTATATATTTGAGAAATCTTATAAACTCTTGTGatatgtttaattgtgttggtTGTggagtatataaatatatatatatatatatatatatatatatatatatatatattttatggtattttttcttaagagttatttaaaaaacatgagacacaaataattatgattttttataattaggTTTGTTAAACATgagatataaaaacatgttataaacAACTTTTTAGTTGGTTCTTTAGATATTTTGAGATGTGTTAGTGCGACAACAACTAAGTTCACTATATGAAAGTGTGAAAATAAACTCACTAAGACATCATGACaccttaaatataaataaaaaataaaaaataatcaaaactacaaaaaagtcaaacttgcataaaaaaaacaaaaaaagcatggaaaagtgaaaaaattTAGCAAGAGAGAACAAACAACCAAAATTGGACCTTGcaatttctttatcttttttcacaaaaaaaaggttttgataattcaaaaatatttatgataaaaaataatataggtaaatatgtatttttagatattttatttgatattttcaaataattatattatttaattgtatcAGTAATTATCAACCgataatatttgtcaaatatttttgaatatgaCAAGGTATTCTTAAATCTTTTTAGATATCCAGAACAATCAAATGTAATATATCTCGAAGATAatagattattatttaaaagataattggaggaaataacattataaaaaataagattacacCAACAAGAAAGTCTAAAATAAAGCTCAGTTTAATTTCTATATAACTAGAGTTGAGGAAACACATTAGAAGAGCTTAGAAACCCTTTAGGGACCTAATTTTGTCCTCTCTCTTAACTTTCACCttctcttccctctcttcttctatttttatattgtttttacatttcatgGAGTGTTGAGCTTTTAGGATTgattatactataaaaataatgatttttacattgtaGCAGGTTAGCACAATGTTAAATCTATAAAACATGTCAATCAAATGAGTCCAACGgtttttaattctaattaataatgtattttgattaaacttagaaactttcatgtgattgaatgagtttttgtcaataattgagaatgtacttttaTTAAAGGTGAaaactttaacaaaaattaatcaataatgtactttgattaattagttttttacttGATAAAAGTGGTaagagaatgtactttgattaggCATAGTAATTAactgagaatgtactttggttaaatttactattattaatccaacaaattaattgagaaactacattgattaatttgaaaatctaagacaataaataattgaacaataatattTAGACAACAAATAATGaattctattttgaaaaaagattggaatcaacatattttctttattattatttttgtctctTTGTATCTTTTaaattctctttatttttgttattaatattttatttatctttatttttgtattatttttattttgtttgactcttttgtataatttttataaaaaataatttgttaagaatcaattttaTGTTCATTGGGAGATGATTTTGGGTTATCTTACCCATACTATTATTATTTGCTACTAACTTAGAAATATTGAGTTGCTATAGtttagtaatattaatttgGTCGCGTCAACCACGtagtattataatataaatattttactataatgGAAACAATCACTCCTAGGTTTAGTTGATTGATATTAGGTgtaaaaattgataatttataacCATTTAATATCTCTTGTGCAATATTTCTTTCTCTATTTATGTCAATGGTGGATTTGAACAAATATCTTAAGAATGCCAAAATTTTAGTAtagatttataataatttttggaagtgtcaaatatataaaatatattaaaattaaaaaaatatttcaaattatatatataaaaaagttaggGGGCACATTCTTCCTCAACAACCATAATAATCATTGAAAATCTCTATTATATTTGGTTTTCTTATAACTCCTAGTCAAGTAGTTCACGAAAACTTGTTAGAATTTgttaattagaaattataccaattcacccctcttgATATTGAATAACTTTATAGTGCTTAGAATATTATGTAATAAGAAGAAATGTCAAGTAATCTTAAATGTAAAACGAAAATAAGAACATTTCTTGCACATGTAGAATACATATTTATAAGTCTCCAATGTGTGTTATGAATACTCAAAATCATAACATACACAAGGTCCATTATAAGCATTTCTTGAACATTCCTTAAACACCATCATCGTGCTCACAACAACATTAATCAAAATCATAAACATACACAAGGTCCATTATAGATTTATCTCAAATAGCCAAAGAAGAAAACATGGCAAACATACAATCTGGCACTCAGTGCCTAACCTCTAGAAAAAAAATGGCTCTCAACATCTTTCTTCTCACAAAAAGTTACGTTCAACAGAACTTTTTAACACTCAACATCCTAGAGCTAAAATGCTCTAGACCTGCAGTACAAATATGACGCTCATCGATGCCCTACTGCTACTCAACACCAATGTATTCGCAAAACATGAGGCTTAATGGACAAATTGGCACTCAACGGCCCAAAGCTAAAATGCTCCCAAACCTACACAACAAGGCTGATGCTCAAGGCTAGTCTGCCACTGCTAAACTTTGTATCAGGTTTCAACCGATGAAATTGTATGATTTAGGAGAAATGAGACCTGTTCAATTGATGAGTTTGATACTtgttagaataaacaaaaacagaacACAAGTTCAGTGTATTCAGTTACtataaaagcagaaaaacataATATACAAATACTTACTCAGTAccttgtgtgtgtgttttttcttgttttctctctactctgatcatcatcttcttcatctctgATTTGTGCGTGTGAGGGTTAAAAACCCTAGTAGAGCTCCTTAGTTCTctctgctctctctctctctctaaaaaaCTCTGAagcttatttttctctctcttgccTACGTGGGATTAGTCATTTAATCATGATATGTGAAAGTGTGCTTTCTCACTTTTTCCCTTCCACTAATAATACTTCCCTCTTATTTTGGTCAAAAGTAGTTTTAGTCATTGGAGCTCATACCAATTTGCTCAATTGCTCGAATTATAATTCCCTCAATCAACACAAAATTGACCAAAACACTCAAGCATGAAACAATAATCCAAATTATACAAATCAAATTAGCAATATACACCAAATTAGACTAATTAAAAACATCCAAATTTCATCCCCAATATGAAATAAAGCACAAAATGCAAAACATCCAATTGATAACACTCACATAACGCAAATCAATACTAGTTTCCCTTACTTTGTCGAAACAACCCCAAAGCTTCTAAGATAACAAACACACCTCCAATTCACAATATACTCTATCTACACATAGAAACATCACAAACATTACCAGACCATATCATTATGATCACTGATCGATAAAGACTCACAAAGAAGCTTAGAACCTCACATGCAATCAAATAAGATTCATATGCAAGCCAAGACAAGCATTGTTTACAAGAAAATAAGCAAAAGACGACTTACACAACTAAGGAATCTGATCGGATAAAAGAGGATAGTTCGTTGAGAAGATCACTCCACAATATCTACTCTTCAAACAAATGACCATAGAGTTGGAAGACATAAAAAGAAGTAAGAGAactctataaaaatatattttagagaaATAAAGTGTTTTTAAGTAATGATATCCTTTTATTAGATTTCCAtttatacttaaatattttagcattaaactaataatgttttattattttaaaacactgtGCTCCTATAATTTTCTAGGTTctcacaattaattaatttatttttatatatatatataaacaaaatattaataagttaattatctttttattttgttcaagtatcaattttttttttcgtttttatacatattacttttaatatatctcCATCTTTATTATATTGctttatctaaaaaaaaatatatgagattttatttaataaatctaaATTCAATTTCACTTGGATGATCATATATTTCAAGTTCAATTCATCTGTCCAaaatttttgcatgatttttttatatgcatttttcttaatttgtagataaatttatttacaagtaaTCTTAGCTTTtacttaattttgaattatttttacggcttgtttaaagaaaaaattttatttaaaaaatagtatggTAACCGAAATAAATAATGTAGTATTCAATGAGTAGCAAGCATGGATGGTTTTTTAAAGTATTGAGATTGAAAACAAAATCCAAgttattataaactcatttgtAATAGCATATGAAAAAACTtgtataatttagtaaaataagtttatttactacatattttagttaaacaatttgtaaccaaagaaataaaataaattagttgaaAAGACTAATCAAATACACTTTATGTTACATTTCTTTTAGTGCACTTTTGCACCACGTGGACCTGTGATTCTCTTCCTTATTTCCAATTATCAAACATCATCATTTCATTTGTGTTAAGGATAGTTGGTATAAAATGCCACAAATCTTAATTATACTCTTTCAGGGTTCTCATTAATATCTCACGCTTATACTAATTTGTTCATAAATAAGAGGATTGAGTAGAAATAATCACAAATCGATTGCTAACTTAACTTTCAATTCAAAACACCATTTTTACGGGTtatacacacatacatattatatacacatatataatatatatatatattttgtttggttgtttgTTTCTTAAATATTTCAGTGTAGGTAATAGGTGATTTCAGACTTTCTTTAgattatatgttaaaattaacaATGATATGTAAAATAGTATTTATGTTAGAGTTTGATGAATAGTGATAAAAACTGCAGGGCATTGCTTCCTGCAccttcatattttattttcctgTACCTCCTTGACATGATGaaatgatcattttttttaattaaaaattaataaaatctaaattatttttaaattcagaaatatattttggattatataatttaaaatatgtattttatttttgaaatttgaattatataatttattcatttttagattatacaaaatacattttaaaaaataacttaaaaaattttgAGAATGCAGGAAGAAAATATCGGGATACAGGAAGCACTGGCTGAACTGCAGACTAAGTTGGGCCTTCATCCTGGCAGAGCAGAACAAGAGCCCATATTCTTCTCAATCCTCTTCCTGctccttatttttttatttacaaaaatatttaatgaaaatatgaaaacgtAAATACGAttgtgttattttaaaattatcgaTAGAATTCtggtttttgtttttcaggTTTCTTTTACATCATAATGATTGTAATATcatcaatgataaaaaaaaattaaatgataaataacatgactattaattaagaaaaatgataaaataatatttaattgtttttaatttaaataattttaaaggttaagttttattctattttttttatatttctcttcGATCAAATAATGTTATGagcataaaataaaatcttactaaattatttttacctttttttgaaccaaataatttttattttgaatctactttttttctttattctgcTTTTTTTTAATCTACAAGGCATACCGTAAGTACCGTAGCTTGTGCCTTAATAAAACATGTCGTAGCCTAGCGTATCAGGACCTAAGTTGGTTGCATGAAAAGTTAATTGGCACTTGTTTTAACTTattaaacaaacaattaaatatcATTTGGTTTAAACgatcttaattaaaaatatatttttcaaatatttttcattaacattATTGTCTAAAAGAGTTTATCTAACCATTTTCTAAGAGAGGAATAAGATGATAGTATAAAGATTCCCAACCACAAACTATTTCATAGTTTGTTCTTTTAAATTCTACCCTATTTACCTTTTAATATCTCAAAAACTATCCTAAAAACTAGAAAACTTTATAGAATACTATTATGTACGTCAAGATGCACAAATCTCATAAACACAAAGTCCTCTCTTCTTAAGTCCTTATAAAATCTTCAGAAGACAAAGATCAGTTCTCAGATTCATCACTAAACTCATCCCTACCAAAAGACTTCATGTTAGAGAATATGTTGAGTCCTTAAGGATGGACCAATGTTCTTCAACTACGACTACTGAAAAACAATAAGTTAATATAGAGATTCCTAAAGATTTGATTAGACATTGACAAAATGAAGGATGCACTCATCTCCATTATGGAACTATCAGATTAGTCCTCTCACTTCATAGAAGAAAGGGATTACCAGTCTTACTTTTAGACTTCAACTATCTACACTACGAGCATGAAATCATAGGCATTATATTAACTACTCTTCATGCTGGAAGCGTAGTATTCTCAGTGTTTCCAAACTTTAATGTCAGCCTTAGAGATGTCATTATCTCCCAAAGACTAAAAGTTCAGATCTAGATCACAGGAGCAAAGCAAGTTTCTGACGTGCTTTCTCAACTCTTCATCACCAAATAATATAGAGACTATAAGATCATACTATTGATCTTGCACTTCCTTCCTGTAAAGATAATGCCCTTTCCATCCTTGCTAATTGATAATGGCATATTTGACCATGATTTCAGCATcgctgatttggcagattggggTTATTTAACCCCAAAACAGAAGGGGTTCGACATCTTTGGGCACCCAAACGCGATTCCTCTCTTCTGGAGCACCTGGAGGcaagctaggagctgtgggaacatcccttcttcatccttgggtcttctcccttcttccatttccaccattattgtaagctcaagctctccattcatggagagctagtttcattcttgttgggaaATTGATGTAGTCACTGAACTCTTATGTAATTGCAattgttttgaatatatttgatgcttctttcattgattgctagtatttttttccttctcttaatgcttgttatgaATTGGTTATCCATGGCATGATAATTGATTTACTTGATATTGGGAAGTATTGTGTAAACCTAGAACTAGAACAAATTACccaaaggaaattgtatctagggatagaacttggacctttggttgtcttagatctcaattcttaaagcggatgaacttgttaggttttccaagggattggagtttaagaagtaagtctaggctctctctaccaagagattgggtttgagtaagttagaagattgacattagCAAGTTAATGAAGAAGGTGTATTTTTACATACAttagagtgaagtaggtgaaatcataccccaacaatatcatttcatatcatttctaatattTTCATTCCTAAGTGTTTGAGTTACCAAAGTTCACTTTTGTCATTCTTGtcttatatttactttaattgcataaaaacccaaattatggaatcattctttagtctacgTTAGTTcgaaattatacgattgtttggtgacacgagtctcttgggaaacgatattcggTCTTatcggttttattacttgaaacgatttggtacacttgtcaaagttGCAAACAAGGTTTTGGCGCCGTTGTGGGGACCCGTGTTAAAATTAGACTATCGTGTGATTTTTAACCGATTTAGACTCTAAtcttttgtgtataattttctgttttattgtattattatttttatacttttggGCTAAATTGTGGCTcgagtttggttgttttctagtgtatgcagggaagCATCCGTACAAGGAGAACTGTATCATCAGAACTATGCCTTGTTGACCTTGAGATCGGGAAAACTGCTCGAAGGAATAATAGTGACACAAGGAAACGAAAAGCTCTAGCTCAACAAGCTGCCCctgaatcttcatcttcttttaaCAATCAAGACATTGATCCTCTTGATACTTCTTCAGTGAACGAAATGGTTGGCACAAGACTATctccaaggagaaccataggggactcaatCACTTACACAAGCCCAAGAAACTTCTCAAGCATTGTAAGGCCCACTATGAGTGATAAACTAGCAGAAATGAAGCATGCTCTACTCTAGCTCATTAGTTCAAATCAATTTTCTGGCCTAGATAATGAAGACCCTCATGTTCATCTAGTCACTTTCTATGAATTATGTGGCTCTATGGGTGTAATgggggaggaagaagaagcattGTATATGAGACTATTACCATTTTCTCTTAACGAAAAAGCTAAGGTTTGGCTTCAGTCACAGCTTAATCAAAGTCTGACTAGCTGGGAGGATGTGGACCATAAATTTCTTGCTCGCttctttccacaatctaagagTACAGAAATAAAGGCTGCAATAGCTACTTTCATCCAAGGAGTAGATGAACCATTGTGTGAAGCCTGGGAAAGATTCAAAGCTTTACTTAGAAAGTGTCCCAACCATGGATTTAGTCTAGAGATGCAAGTGCAAACCTTTTGCaatggtttgcaacctcatactAAGATGATATTAGACGCATCTTTTGGTGGTTCGGTTCTATTGAAAACTGTTGATGAAGCCATTGttgttattgaaaatatggATTCCACTAATCTAAGGAGTCAACATGGGAGAATCCTGGCACAAAGGAGAGGAGTTTATGAACTTAGTGCTCAAGATGCACTACTTACACAAAACAAACTTCTCGCTCAACAAATGGAGCTCCTGACTCAACATATGGCCAAGCTACCTTAGTAATTGCAAGCAATGCAAGCTCAGGCTCAATCGCATCAACGAgtaatgagatgtgatttctgtggagatGACCATCCTAATGGTCATTGTCAAGTTCCAAGTAGTTCCCAATCCGAAGAAGTCAACTACATGGGGAACCAAGAAAGACAAAACTTCTTCAACAACCCTTTTCCTAATCCTTCAaatcaagggtggagacaaGCACAAGGAGCTTCTAGTAGCAGAAATTCGTATAATCCTGCTCAACATTATCCATCTCAGAATGATCGAACTTCAAAAACTAGAAGAAATACTGCAAATGTTTATGCAGCAATCCATCCAAAATCAGAAAAGAACCGATGCTTCAATTAAGAATCTAGAAGTGCAAGTCGGTCAATTGGCGAAGCAGTTGGCTAATCAACAAAGCGGACAATTCTCTGCTAACAGTCAAGCCAATCCAAGGGAAGAATGCAATGTTATATTCACTAGAAGTGGAAAagaggttggaagaaaagaaaaagatgaagaaaagctagaaaaagaagagaagaaaaagaatgaagaaaagaatcaagaagaaagagaaattgaagaagagattgttggaggaggagaagaaaataaaatcaaagaaaaagagaaaaagcaaaaagatGAAGAGTTTGTGAAACACCTTCCTTATAAAAAAAGACCCTCTAATAAATAGAAGGAGAGACAACTAGCTCGGTTCAAGCAAATATTCGATCACCTGGGAATCACCATTCCTTTGACCgaagcactacaacaaattCCTGCCTATGCGaagtacatgaagcaaatcctcaggaagaagaagaggtatttagatgaggaaacaattgaagtgcaaGGAAATTgtagtgccatcatgcagaagactctccctccaaaattcaaagatccgaggagtttcaccattccttgcaCCATTGGAAACCATGATATAAGGAAGACTCTTATTGATTTAAGGGCTAGCATCAATCTGATGCCCCTATCCATGCTTagaaagattggtggtcttgaagccAAGCCAACAAGAATGATGCTTCAGTTGGCAGATAGATCCATCAAATATCCATATGGTGTAGTAGAAGACGTGGTGGTAAAAATTGATAAGCTCCAATTCCTGGTggactttgtagtgatggagatggaggaagatgtaGAGAtaccactcatccttggaagacctttcaAGAAGACAAccaaggttgtcattcatgtagaAGAAGGAACATTGAAATTGAAAGACCAAGAAGATGAGGTAACTTTAAATGTCTTCCAAGATGTGCAACcaattcaagaaaaacaaaCTAGTCCTAAAACGACAGATGAAGTTCTATTAGTGACTAGTCTACCAAATCAAGCTGCCAAGTTAGTCAAGAGGAGCCTTAATTGCTTCTCTCCAAAAGTGAAGGGAGGAGGAGAAGATAAGGAAGAGAAACTAGCTCACCATAACCTTATGATGGAAAGAGATGAACCCAAACCTGGCAAACTAGTGAGAATCAGGAaataggttatgggtcatcaaggacataaagataaatggagtatttgagattgaggctccttattctAGAAGGGTCAAGTTGGTGACTAGAAAGCTGCTAAGAAcatgttggtgtcatgaaaggAAGAAACTCACCAGCATTAAGAATCAAACCTAATGACCTCATCTGTCAAGCTAGTGActttaaacaagcgcttactaggaggcaacccaactttctAACCTTTTCTTATGTGTGCTTTTGTTGTTTGAGtgtgttttgattgtttgaatttgctttagaatgttttagtttgatttggttattttggaGCATGTTAGTTTGAATTATAACTTATGTGATGTTAATAGTTGCATTGGTGTAATGTTGAGTGTTGTGATAAATTGATGTGAATAGGAGTGGTTCAATATGTTTTGATGTGTTCTTGTGTGCTTATGTATGTTTTATTATGTGTTGCTAAGTTTAGGTATGTTTTAAGTGTCAAAAAGTAAAGCCTTGAGTTGTAGAATTagaaagctttggaagtgtgcacTTAATTTGTCATTCTTGCACTTAATTTTACTCCTTATGGATTTGATCAAGTTTGTATAGTGAAAACATGTTAATCTGGATTGAATTGAGTGCCAAGAAGTGTCAAATTCCAAAAATCGTAGGGTAAGTTGTCAAATTTTGCAGAATCTGCAATCTGGTATGGCGCCCCAGTGCCCATTGCTGAGGGGCGCTTCAACGTGGACTGCACAAAGCCAGCTTTCTAGCATTCTAACCCATGTGCACCCCAGTGCCCATTGCTCAGGGGCGCCCAAGCACAACCTACAAATTCAGCATTTGATTCACGCTCAAGCCCCCTTTTCTTAGGGGTGCCCGAGCCGGACCAGATTTGGGCTGCAACTCTGGTTTTCTGTTatgcttcaaatttttcatgctccaacttgtgttttgtgatttttcttgctTATATAGTATGCTTTCTACCTTGTGAAATCATGATCATGCAATCTAATGATTGTTTGCTACAAATGCATACTTACATTGTGGGCTCACATTTGCAAACTTTAGTTTCACTCTTTTTGTGCAGAaatgacttcttcatccaactccAAGAGAATCACAACAAATGCCACCATATAGAGAGATCTCAGTAGAGTAATATGCGGCCCAAGTAGCATGGCTTGGGGACCAACCCAATTTATTGGGGAAGGTGGAGCCGCAACAGATGGTGCAAAAAATGAGGAATCCAACAATGATGATGTGGttgatgctgatgatgatgatgctaCAGATATGAGTGACTAGAGCACATCATGATTTTCACAGgaccttttattttgctttcttttattttggttgctagtttgatttggttttaacttttgtttgaatgaaactttttctttttcagttttaGTTAAGTTGTTTAAGTTATCTGCCTTAATAAACTATGTTGATTTATAATATCGATGCCTGAGAAATGATGCTTGAGATTGTGCAGTTGAGTACAAATTGTGGTTGCTTTCATTATGAACAATTTGATAATGCGTTAtgtttaattgtgatcaatgtTTATGGTAGTTGTTTGATGATGTTTGTGGAACCTTGAGTAACcatgtgagatgttgtgccttaaTTTTTTCTTGTGAATGCCATAATGTTAGATCACAACTGATTTTTCCTGAGTTTCTCTGATTTTTCTTgtgaggattggttctataTAACTCAGTAAAGCATTCTGTCATGACTGTTGATTTCTTATAAACTATggcatttgattgattgattgtgtTGTGAGCACCATAGTAGATGACTAATTTGTTACACATTTCTAGTTGTTTCAAGTTAAGCAATGTATTGTGAATTCAGTTGTGCTTTTGAAAACTGTGTTTTATGTTAGAGTCAGATACCTTTTGCTTGATGATAATCAAGGTTATAAGTTTGCGGGAGTTGATAATGGCATATTTGACCATGATTTCAGCATCGaatttagagaaaatatcaactctctATTAGCTTTttgccttgtaaatcctagtttctTTTAGTTTAATAAGTGGTTGCATATTAAGCTTTATTgagataaattgatcattaacccaTCCATTTACATGCTTaaattagttggaagaagtctttGCATCAAATGAAGGTGCTGGAACCAAAGTAAAGTAGAAAGAAGAGCAAAAATGAAGAACCAAAATTCTGTTGAAGCTAGCCCGAGTGCCCTTTTTTTatgggcgcttgagc contains:
- the LOC128195307 gene encoding uncharacterized protein LOC128195307, whose translation is MLRKIGGLEAKPTRMMLQLADRSIKYPYGVVEDVVVKIDKLQFLVDFVVMEMEEDVEIPLILGRPFKKTTKVVIHVEEGTLKLKDQEDEVTLNVFQDVQPIQEKQTSPKTTDEVLLVTSLPNQAAKLVKRSLNCFSPKVKGGGEDKEEKLAHHNLMMERDEPKPGKLVRIRK